The following are from one region of the Patescibacteria group bacterium genome:
- the gyrA gene encoding DNA gyrase subunit A, with protein MPPKPKPKSSPASKPVQPTLSLNTGQLRARPIVEEMQTSYLDYAMSVIVARALPDVRDGLKPVHRRILYAMKDLGLTHAAKYRKSATVVGEVLGKYHPHGDVAVYDSMVRLAQDFAMRYPLVDGQGNFGSMDGDSAAAMRYTEARLEKISQEMLRDIEKNTVDFIPNYDGSRQEPTVLPAALPNLLLNGAVGIAVGMATSIPPHNLRELCDAIVHLIAEPEATVDDLMKFVTGPDFPTGGTIFDRKEIEAAYTTGKGAIVIRAKTDIVEAKNGSYHIIVTEVPYQVNKSSLLEHIADLVRDKKLEGIRDLRDESDKDGVRVVIELKKDAYPKKVLNRLYDMTDLQTTFHVNLLALVDGIQPRVLHLKGVLEEYIKHRVVVIRRRTQYDLDRTKERVHILKGLKIAVDNIDAVIRLIKKSKDKDEARVNLMKQFKLSEIQAVAILEMRLQQLANLERLKIEQELKEKLQLIKELEALLASPKRIRGVISKEVTEIRELYGDDRRTVVNPNPVGEFRQEDLIPNEATVIMLTRDGYIKRVEPESFKTQGRGGKGVIGLTTKEEDSVEQLFATMTHADLLFFTTRGRVFQLKAYDVPQASRTAKGQAVVNFLQLGPDEKVSAVLSLAEIAEEKYLIMLTRQGTIKKTELIAFKDVRRSGLIAVKLKPEDRLEWVKPSSGKDDIILVSVNGQSIRFAEKSVRPMGRTAGGVRGMNLKRGDMVAGMDIIPEGKAGTNEQLLVIMGAGYGKRTNLKEYRIQGRGGSGIKTAKITEKTGKIVSAFIVNAKREQEDVVIISEKGQVIRLPLKQVSVLGRDTQGVRLMRFKEVKDSVASVTFV; from the coding sequence ATGCCTCCTAAGCCTAAGCCTAAGTCCAGCCCAGCCTCAAAGCCCGTACAACCCACGCTTAGCCTCAACACTGGCCAGCTTCGTGCCCGGCCAATTGTGGAGGAAATGCAAACGTCGTACTTGGATTACGCCATGTCCGTCATTGTGGCGCGCGCGTTGCCGGACGTGCGGGACGGACTGAAGCCCGTGCACCGGCGCATTCTCTACGCCATGAAAGACCTGGGACTCACGCACGCGGCCAAGTACCGCAAGTCGGCCACCGTGGTTGGTGAAGTGCTGGGTAAGTATCACCCACATGGTGACGTGGCTGTGTACGATTCGATGGTGCGTTTGGCGCAGGACTTTGCCATGCGCTATCCATTGGTGGACGGCCAAGGGAACTTTGGTTCCATGGACGGTGACTCTGCTGCGGCCATGCGCTACACCGAAGCGCGCTTGGAGAAGATCAGCCAAGAGATGCTGCGGGACATTGAGAAGAACACTGTAGACTTCATTCCAAATTATGACGGCAGCCGGCAAGAGCCAACCGTGCTTCCGGCCGCGCTCCCCAACCTCCTGCTCAACGGCGCCGTGGGTATTGCCGTGGGTATGGCCACGTCCATTCCTCCGCACAACCTGCGGGAGCTCTGCGATGCGATTGTCCACCTGATTGCTGAACCTGAGGCGACGGTGGATGACCTGATGAAGTTCGTCACTGGTCCCGACTTCCCCACCGGCGGGACGATTTTTGACCGGAAAGAAATTGAAGCCGCCTACACCACGGGTAAGGGCGCCATTGTGATCCGCGCCAAGACCGACATTGTGGAAGCGAAGAATGGCAGCTACCACATTATCGTTACGGAAGTTCCCTACCAGGTGAACAAGTCCAGCTTGCTGGAGCACATTGCCGACTTGGTGCGGGACAAGAAGCTGGAAGGCATTCGGGATTTGCGTGATGAGTCAGACAAAGACGGCGTGCGCGTGGTTATTGAACTGAAGAAAGACGCCTACCCCAAGAAGGTGCTGAACCGGCTGTACGACATGACGGATTTGCAAACCACGTTCCATGTGAATTTGCTGGCCTTGGTGGATGGCATTCAGCCGCGCGTGCTGCACCTGAAGGGCGTGCTGGAAGAGTACATCAAGCACCGCGTGGTGGTGATTCGTCGCCGCACGCAGTACGACTTGGACCGGACCAAAGAGCGCGTCCACATTCTCAAAGGTTTGAAGATTGCCGTGGACAATATTGACGCGGTCATCCGCTTGATCAAGAAGTCCAAAGATAAAGATGAGGCTCGGGTGAACCTCATGAAGCAGTTCAAGCTCAGTGAGATTCAGGCCGTGGCGATTTTGGAAATGCGCTTGCAGCAGTTGGCCAACCTGGAGCGCCTGAAGATTGAGCAAGAGCTGAAAGAGAAGCTGCAGCTCATCAAAGAGCTGGAAGCCTTGCTGGCCAGCCCCAAGCGCATCCGCGGCGTCATTTCCAAAGAGGTGACGGAGATTCGGGAACTGTACGGGGATGACCGCCGCACGGTGGTGAACCCCAACCCGGTGGGTGAGTTCCGGCAAGAAGATCTTATTCCCAACGAAGCCACGGTGATCATGCTTACCCGCGATGGGTACATCAAGCGGGTGGAGCCGGAGTCTTTCAAGACCCAAGGCCGGGGTGGCAAAGGCGTCATTGGTTTGACCACGAAGGAAGAAGACAGCGTGGAACAGCTGTTCGCTACCATGACCCATGCGGATCTGCTGTTCTTCACCACCCGCGGCCGTGTGTTCCAGCTGAAGGCCTACGATGTGCCACAGGCTTCCCGTACGGCCAAAGGCCAAGCCGTAGTGAACTTCCTGCAGCTGGGGCCTGACGAGAAAGTCTCCGCAGTCCTCTCCCTGGCGGAAATTGCTGAAGAGAAATACCTCATCATGCTCACCCGCCAAGGCACTATTAAGAAAACCGAACTTATTGCCTTCAAAGACGTGCGTCGCTCTGGGCTCATTGCCGTCAAACTCAAGCCCGAAGATAGGCTGGAGTGGGTGAAGCCCAGCAGTGGCAAGGATGACATCATCTTGGTCTCCGTGAATGGCCAGAGCATCCGCTTTGCGGAAAAGTCCGTCCGCCCCATGGGCCGTACCGCTGGTGGCGTGCGCGGTATGAACCTAAAGCGCGGTGACATGGTTGCGGGCATGGACATTATTCCCGAAGGCAAAGCCGGCACCAACGAGCAGCTCCTAGTGATCATGGGCGCAGGCTACGGCAAGCGCACGAACCTGAAGGAGTACCGCATCCAGGGCCGCGGCGGTTCCGGCATCAAGACTGCCAAGATTACCGAGAAGACCGGGAAGATTGTTTCTGCCTTCATTGTGAATGCCAAGCGCGAGCAAGAAGACGTGGTCATCATTTCTGAAAAAGGTCAGGTCATTCGTTTGCCGCTGAAGCAAGTTTCTGTCCTGGGCCGCGACACGCAGGGTGTGCGCCTGATGCGCTTCAAAGAGGTGAAGGACAGCGTGGCCTCAGTTACCTTTGTATAA
- the rpsP gene encoding 30S ribosomal protein S16: protein MVSIRLSRTGKKNHATFRFIVSDKQRDTVAPALEILGWYDPHTNPGTIEVKADRVQYWLSKGAQASPSAHNLLVTAGVIKADKVVVAKAKKKDEPKVEEKPAAAPKAEAPKAEEKKEEAPANAEEPKIEVPKAEVKPEEKKEEAPATEAPKAEEKKAEETKN from the coding sequence ATGGTTTCTATCCGACTTAGCCGCACTGGCAAAAAGAATCACGCGACCTTCCGCTTTATCGTGTCTGATAAGCAGCGGGACACGGTTGCGCCTGCTTTGGAAATCTTGGGCTGGTACGATCCACATACGAATCCTGGCACCATTGAAGTGAAAGCTGACCGGGTGCAGTACTGGCTGAGCAAAGGCGCCCAAGCTTCCCCCAGCGCGCACAATCTTTTGGTTACGGCCGGGGTTATCAAGGCTGACAAAGTTGTGGTCGCCAAAGCCAAGAAGAAGGACGAACCCAAGGTTGAGGAAAAACCTGCAGCAGCCCCAAAGGCCGAAGCCCCCAAAGCCGAGGAGAAAAAGGAAGAAGCTCCGGCAAATGCAGAAGAGCCAAAGATTGAAGTACCCAAGGCTGAAGTAAAACCTGAAGAAAAGAAGGAAGAGGCTCCAGCTACTGAAGCACCGAAGGCGGAGGAGAAGAAAGCGGAAGAAACGAAGAACTAG
- the rnc gene encoding ribonuclease III translates to MKPVQEFANAMGLECKNPEILKQAFVHRSYLNEHPEFPLAHNERLEFLGDAVLELVVTEYLYQTYPNPEGELTNWRASLVNAKTLSEIASGIGMDDYLYLSRGESRDKNSKARQIILANAIEAVVGAIFLDQGYRAAEKFISDHVLTKFKYILENQLYRDPKSQFQEASQERMGVTPTYKVLSQSGPDHARNFVVGVFIGDEKVAEGEGTSKQEAQMAAAAAGCKVKGW, encoded by the coding sequence ATGAAACCTGTCCAGGAGTTTGCCAATGCCATGGGCTTGGAGTGCAAGAACCCCGAGATCCTGAAGCAAGCCTTTGTCCACCGGTCGTACCTCAACGAGCACCCCGAATTCCCCCTGGCGCACAACGAGCGTCTGGAGTTTCTTGGTGATGCCGTGCTGGAATTGGTCGTCACGGAGTACCTGTACCAAACCTACCCCAACCCCGAAGGTGAGCTGACCAACTGGCGCGCCAGCTTGGTGAACGCCAAGACCTTGTCCGAAATTGCGTCTGGCATTGGCATGGATGACTACCTCTACCTCTCCCGCGGTGAATCCCGGGACAAGAATTCCAAAGCGCGGCAAATTATTCTGGCCAACGCTATTGAAGCAGTGGTGGGCGCCATTTTCTTGGACCAGGGCTACCGCGCGGCGGAGAAGTTCATTTCTGACCACGTGCTCACCAAGTTCAAGTACATTTTGGAAAATCAACTGTACCGGGATCCCAAGAGCCAGTTCCAGGAAGCCAGCCAAGAGCGCATGGGCGTGACTCCGACCTATAAGGTACTGTCCCAATCCGGCCCAGACCACGCACGGAACTTCGTGGTGGGCGTGTTCATTGGCGATGAAAAAGTCGCGGAAGGTGAAGGCACGTCCAAGCAAGAGGCCCAGATGGCTGCTGCCGCGGCTGGGTGCAAGGTGAAGGGATGGTGA
- the nusB gene encoding transcription antitermination factor NusB, with product MSNRHLARTIALQSLFEWDFNGNAADPEALIEKNKLEFAPDFDDHDFALRLVRGVLKHQPEIDKLIVQYAPEWPLDQITNVDRNVLRLGIFELKFSTAEVPPKVAINESIELAKSFGGESSGRFVNGVLGSIFKDHLETQAQTPESQVITPENVKRMLGEKPPEMPPASPPPAA from the coding sequence ATGTCCAACCGGCACCTTGCCCGTACCATTGCCCTCCAATCGCTTTTTGAGTGGGATTTTAATGGGAATGCTGCGGATCCGGAGGCGTTGATTGAGAAGAACAAGCTGGAGTTTGCTCCAGATTTTGACGACCATGACTTTGCCCTGCGATTGGTGCGTGGGGTGCTGAAGCACCAACCCGAGATTGATAAGCTCATTGTGCAGTACGCCCCAGAGTGGCCACTTGATCAAATCACCAATGTTGACCGGAACGTCCTGCGCCTGGGGATTTTTGAACTGAAATTTTCCACGGCGGAAGTGCCACCCAAAGTGGCAATTAACGAATCCATTGAACTAGCCAAGAGTTTTGGCGGCGAATCTTCCGGCCGGTTTGTGAACGGTGTGCTGGGCTCCATTTTCAAAGACCATTTGGAAACGCAGGCGCAAACTCCGGAAAGCCAGGTGATTACCCCAGAGAATGTGAAGCGCATGCTGGGCGAGAAGCCACCGGAGATGCCCCCTGCGTCCCCGCCACCTGCTGCATAA
- a CDS encoding chromosome segregation SMC family protein, which yields MYLEKLTIQGFKSFANRTELLFQRGIAAIVGPNGSGKSNVADAMRWVLGEQSLKIIRGKKSEDVIFSGSDKKTRLGMAEVSLTLDNREGRAPIDYKQLTVTRRIHKDGTSEYLVNGSQSRLSDIQLLLARSNIGQRTYSVIGQGQVDAVLVATPMERKQFFDEAAGVRPFQMKKEQAENKLAATRENVAQAQLLIDEIAPRLRSLTRQVKRLNDREEIAKELRDFQVQAYSAKVALLNKELHAAQKELQSAEKAQASALAELQKIQRQVDAEERGSSRHEHFTKLQRTHQELIDQRNRLLTDRAALAGKVAATLSQAGQANVSWLTHRQAEIAGRLSAIAEERAASDRKREKLTKHMAEVQEKLHSHAKGIQELEAGLLRAEQALKTRTTLTVPDLAKEVAEVLTGHQKFIAAVRAADSIDALKALHGEAHRLDTRAAKFLDKLSAQTPSVDPAQLIILQRSLHQHMQEKEQVANEEHTLHTEQHALEERDHTFADEVRRLEHEHANVAKELKLAQLKPGSKAEADAAVAQAQAEVDGQLATVDRELGQARHALDGFNQTEQDKRDTLFALQKAARSAQDEARVAEGKLADARVQLARLETRQEDLLREIRAELPAELAAKAEKATTVPDADVAALEDTIAKAKHNLELIGGIDENAKQEYDQTNERYTFLTTQVDDLTKAGADLETGIAKLEATIKEKFEKSFDRVSEEFTKYFKMLFNGGNATLQLVKEEVVDPVDVADDEDEDDEDEEEEVLVKPKAKGEKVVTGVEIFATPPGKRLRGIAMLSGGERALTSIALICAILASNPSPFVVLDEVDAALDESNSIRFAQILSKLAHRTQFITITHNRATMAEAALLYGVTMGDDGVSKLLSVKMEDVGKVIAGVKK from the coding sequence GTGTATCTCGAAAAGCTCACCATTCAGGGATTCAAATCCTTTGCCAACCGCACGGAGCTCTTGTTCCAGCGTGGGATTGCGGCCATTGTGGGGCCCAACGGCTCGGGGAAGTCCAACGTGGCTGACGCCATGCGCTGGGTGCTGGGCGAGCAGAGTTTGAAGATCATTCGCGGGAAGAAGAGCGAGGATGTGATTTTTTCGGGTTCGGACAAGAAAACCCGGCTGGGTATGGCTGAGGTGTCGTTGACGTTGGACAACCGCGAAGGCCGGGCGCCTATTGATTACAAGCAGCTCACGGTCACCCGGCGGATCCACAAGGACGGGACGTCGGAGTACCTGGTGAATGGTAGCCAAAGCCGACTGTCCGACATTCAGCTGCTGCTGGCGCGGTCCAACATTGGCCAGCGAACCTATTCGGTCATTGGCCAAGGGCAGGTGGACGCCGTGCTGGTGGCCACACCCATGGAGCGTAAGCAGTTTTTTGACGAAGCGGCCGGGGTGCGGCCGTTCCAAATGAAGAAAGAGCAGGCGGAGAATAAGCTGGCTGCCACTCGGGAGAACGTGGCGCAGGCGCAGCTGCTGATTGATGAAATTGCCCCGCGGCTCCGCTCCCTTACCCGGCAGGTGAAGCGTTTGAATGACCGCGAAGAGATTGCCAAGGAGTTGCGCGACTTCCAGGTGCAGGCATACAGCGCCAAAGTTGCGTTGCTGAACAAAGAACTCCATGCGGCGCAGAAGGAATTGCAGAGTGCGGAAAAGGCCCAGGCAAGCGCGTTGGCTGAGTTGCAGAAGATTCAGCGTCAGGTAGACGCGGAAGAGCGCGGGAGCTCCCGGCACGAACACTTCACCAAGCTCCAGCGCACGCACCAAGAACTGATTGACCAGCGGAACCGGTTGCTTACGGATCGTGCTGCCTTGGCGGGAAAAGTTGCTGCAACCTTGTCCCAGGCTGGTCAAGCAAATGTTTCCTGGCTCACCCACCGGCAGGCAGAAATTGCTGGTCGCCTGAGCGCCATTGCTGAGGAGCGTGCAGCCAGCGACCGGAAACGAGAGAAGCTCACCAAGCACATGGCTGAGGTGCAGGAGAAACTGCACAGCCACGCCAAAGGCATTCAAGAATTGGAAGCCGGGTTGCTCCGGGCGGAACAAGCGCTCAAAACTCGGACGACCCTCACCGTGCCAGACTTGGCCAAGGAAGTAGCCGAAGTGCTCACTGGCCACCAGAAGTTCATTGCGGCGGTACGCGCGGCTGACTCTATTGACGCGCTGAAAGCTTTGCACGGGGAAGCGCACCGTCTGGATACCCGCGCCGCGAAGTTCTTGGACAAGCTCTCTGCGCAAACCCCCAGCGTTGATCCTGCCCAGCTCATCATCCTGCAACGGTCACTCCACCAGCACATGCAGGAGAAGGAACAGGTGGCCAATGAAGAGCACACGTTGCACACGGAGCAGCATGCTCTGGAAGAGCGGGACCACACCTTTGCAGATGAAGTGCGTCGCTTGGAGCACGAGCATGCCAACGTCGCCAAAGAGCTGAAGCTGGCGCAGCTGAAGCCTGGCTCCAAAGCTGAGGCGGATGCTGCCGTGGCGCAGGCGCAGGCTGAGGTGGATGGGCAGCTTGCTACTGTTGATCGAGAACTTGGGCAAGCGCGCCATGCATTGGATGGGTTTAACCAAACCGAGCAGGATAAACGGGACACGCTCTTTGCTTTGCAGAAAGCCGCCCGGAGTGCACAGGACGAAGCGCGGGTTGCCGAAGGCAAACTGGCGGACGCGCGGGTGCAGCTGGCTCGCTTGGAAACTCGGCAGGAAGATTTACTCCGGGAAATCCGGGCAGAACTACCAGCCGAACTTGCAGCCAAAGCAGAAAAAGCCACCACGGTTCCGGATGCGGACGTGGCTGCCCTGGAAGACACGATTGCCAAAGCCAAGCACAATTTGGAACTCATTGGTGGCATTGATGAAAACGCCAAGCAAGAGTACGACCAGACCAATGAGCGCTACACTTTCCTCACCACGCAGGTGGATGATTTGACCAAGGCGGGTGCAGATTTGGAAACCGGGATTGCGAAATTGGAAGCAACCATCAAGGAGAAATTTGAAAAATCTTTTGATCGGGTGAGCGAAGAATTCACCAAGTACTTCAAAATGCTGTTCAACGGTGGAAATGCCACCTTGCAATTGGTGAAAGAAGAAGTGGTTGATCCTGTGGACGTGGCTGACGATGAGGATGAAGATGACGAGGACGAGGAAGAAGAAGTACTGGTGAAGCCAAAAGCCAAGGGTGAGAAGGTGGTGACTGGCGTGGAAATATTCGCCACCCCACCCGGCAAGCGCCTGCGCGGCATAGCCATGCTCTCCGGTGGTGAACGGGCGTTAACCTCCATTGCCCTCATCTGCGCCATCCTGGCTTCCAATCCCTCCCCCTTCGTGGTGCTGGATGAAGTGGATGCGGCACTCGATGAGTCCAACTCCATCCGCTTTGCGCAAATTCTGTCCAAGCTAGCGCACCGCACGCAGTTCATTACCATCACCCACAACCGCGCCACCATGGCGGAAGCCGCCCTGCTCTACGGCGTGACTATGGGTGATGACGGCGTGTCCAAGCTCCTGTCCGTGAAAATGGAAGATGTCGGTAAGGTCATTGCAGGGGTGAAGAAGTAG
- a CDS encoding anti-sigma factor antagonist (This anti-anti-sigma factor, or anti-sigma factor antagonist, belongs to a family that includes characterized members SpoIIAA, RsbV, RsfA, and RsfB.), producing the protein MLFPIAYPKPEVAVITVTVKVFGVSPDTLGIREQVQELLREKKVQHFVLDLQHVDWMNSSGLGLLISLLKYIRDADCTLALLCVSGKVEGILLNTKLDKVLQSYPTLDMYLEALHTQPAR; encoded by the coding sequence ATGTTGTTTCCCATCGCGTATCCGAAACCAGAAGTCGCTGTCATTACCGTGACGGTGAAAGTTTTTGGGGTTTCTCCCGATACTCTCGGAATTCGTGAACAGGTGCAGGAGCTTTTGCGAGAAAAGAAAGTACAGCACTTTGTTCTTGATTTGCAACACGTTGATTGGATGAACAGCTCTGGACTCGGGCTGCTCATTAGCCTTCTGAAGTACATACGGGATGCTGATTGCACGCTTGCCCTGCTCTGTGTTTCTGGAAAAGTTGAAGGAATACTTTTGAACACGAAGCTGGACAAGGTGCTCCAAAGTTATCCCACCCTGGATATGTACCTGGAGGCGCTCCACACCCAACCTGCTCGTTAA